A region of Drosophila suzukii chromosome 2L, CBGP_Dsuzu_IsoJpt1.0, whole genome shotgun sequence DNA encodes the following proteins:
- the snsl gene encoding uncharacterized protein snsl, producing the protein MSWPKQWGYASLWLPLLIGLLYTQNATAFIVPRELPSILSIVYSNIPPIKKGTDSRLGFGFRLGEHADFQVMVELGPQKETRPIGDPNQDDQSFNKRQVSQGDQKALARQLYRQQVKEEAQRLMTSTERNGASWLEIWSNGMKPQKTKSQKDQANRPVAKESSQDPSNVMQQLQLLYKMATSSSTTSSTTTTTEIPPIFQGGSLNLGGPSGFKLPPPALSQDTNTLSNPDPLKNPSEITKELMNVSLETDT; encoded by the exons ATGTCTTGGCCAAAACAATGGGGCTACGCTAGCCTCTGGCTGCCTTTGCTGATCGGCCTGCTCTACA CACAAAATGCAACAGCTTTCATTGTGCCGAGGGAACTACCGTCCATATTATCCATAGTTTATTCCAACATACCACCGATTAAAAAGG GAACTGATTCCCGTTTGGGCTTTGGCTTTCGCCTGGGCGAGCATGCGGACTTCCAAGTGATGGTGGAACTGGGTCCCCAGAAGGAAACCCGACCCATTGGCGATCCCAACCAGGATGATCAATCGTTCAATAAACGCCAGGTGAGCCAAGGCGATCAGAAGGCCCTGGCACGCCAACTTTACCGCCAGCAGGTGAAAGAGGAGGCCCAGAGATTGATGACCTCCACGGAGAGAAATGGGGCAAGCTGGCTGGAGATCTGGTCGAATGGCATGAAACCCCAAAAGACCAAAAGCCAAAAAGACCAGGCTAATAGGCCGGTGGCGAAAGAAAGTTCCCAAGATCCCTCGAATGTCATGCAGCAGCTGCAGTTGCTCTACAAAATGGCCACCAGTTCCAGCACCACCAgtagcaccaccaccaccactgAGATTCCTCCTATCTTCCAAGGAGGATCCCTTAATCTAGGTGGCCCAAGTGGCTTTAAGTTGCCACCACCTGCTCTCAGCCAGGATACAAACACGCTGAGTAATCCTGATCCTCTCAAGAACCCAAGTGAGATCACAAAGGAGCTTATGAATGTCAGTCTGGAGACGGACACTTAG
- the LOC108021168 gene encoding sialin yields the protein MSNTEKGGMHRVRNFLSCRQVLNLLTMLGFMLNYALRVNLTIAIVDMVRPNVTSPAGNVTLAGNVTSLTGNSTSGNSSSLSPDGVDVYEERFSWDTYQTNFVLGCFFWGYILTELPGGRLAELIGGRRVFGHSMLWASLLTLITPLAAHINYVVLIVVRVVLGFMLGASWPAIHPVAAVWIPPMERSKFMSNMMASSLGAAITMPICGYLISVAGWASVFYLTGAVGLLWSLAWFTFVYETPATHPRISAEERREIEEAIGTTTSKKRPSHVPWGQLLCSPAVWAIIICHGLAVFGFFTVVNQLPTFMSKILHFDIKQNGLFSSLPYLGKYVMAVASSYLADYLRKRGTLSTTATRKLFTTFALVIPGLLMIVQVFLGYDATWSVTIFSLALFAHGAVTAGYLGNGLDIAPNFSGTIFGLANTLSSFGGFLSTWMVGALTYKDESFHSWQIVFWILAATYISGPIVFAIFGTGKLQSWNNPPERVKISDVTQEEGVPLKYGK from the exons ACTTCCTGTCATGTCGCCAAGTGCTGAACCTGCTGACCATGCTCGGCTTCATGCTGAACTACGCCCTGCGAGTGAACCTCACCATTGCCATTGTGGACATGGTCCGACCAAATGTAACCTCACCAGCGGGAAATGTCACCCTGGCGGGAAATGTCACATCTTTAACGGGGAATAGTACGTCTGGGAACAGTAGTTCCCTGTCTCCGGATGGAGTGGATGTGTACGAGGAGCGCTTCTCGTGGGACACCTACCAGACCAACTTCGTCCTGGGCTGCTTCTTCTGGGGCTACATCCTCACCGAACTGCCTGGTGGTCGTCTGGCCGAGCTGATCGGTGGCCGCCGCGTCTTTGGACATTCCATGCTGTGGGCCAGTCTGCTCACCCTCATCACCCCGCTGGCGGCGCACATCAACTATGTGGTGCTCATCGTGGTGCGAGTGGTGCTCGGCTTCATGTTGGGCGCCTCCTGGCCAGCCATTCACCCTGTGGCCGCCGTCTGGATTCCGCCCATGGAGCGCTCCAAGTTCATGTCTAATATGATGG CTTCTTCCCTTGGCGCTGCGATTACCATGCCCATCTGTGGCTACCTGATCTCTGTTGCCGGCTGGGCCAGTGTCTTCTACCTGACAGGAGCTGTGGGTCTGCTGTGGTCCTTGGCCTGGTTCACCTTTGTCTACGAGACACCGGCCACCCATCCCCGAATTTCTGCCGAGGAGAGGCGAGAGATCGAGGAGGCCATCGGCACCACCACCTCCAAAAAGCGCCCGAGTCACGTGCCCTGGGGCCAGCTGCTCTGCTCCCCCGCCGTCTGGGCCATCATCATCTGTCATGGACTGGCTGTCTTTGGTTTCTTCACGGTGGTCAACCAGCTGCCCACTTTCATGTCCAAGATTCTGCACTTTGACATCAAGCAG AACGGCTTGTTCTCTTCGCTTCCCTATCTGGGCAAATACGTGATGGCTGTGGCCTCATCCTATCTTGCCGATTACCTGCGCAAGAGGGGTACTTTGAGCACGACGGCTACTAGGAAACTGTTCACTACTTTTG CTTTGGTGATTCCGGGTCTGCTGATGATAGTGCAGGTGTTCCTGGGTTACGATGCCACCTGGTCCGTGACGATCTTCTCGTTGGCCTTATTTGCCCATGGAGCTGTCACCGCTGGTTATCTTGGTAATGGCTTGGATATTGCACCCAACTTCAGTGGAACCATCTTTGGACTGGCCAACACGCTGTCTTCTTTCGGAGGATTCCTTTCTACGTGGATGGTGGGAGCCCTTACCTACAAAGAT GAATCCTTCCACTCGTGGCAAATAGTGTTCTGGATTCTGGCTGCCACCTATATCTCGGGACCCATTGTGTTCGCCATTTTCGGCACTGGTAAACTTCAGTCCTGGAACAATCCCCCAGAGCGCGTTAAGATCAGCGATGTCACCCAGGAGGAGGGTGTTCCCCTAAAGTACGGAAAGTGA